ATACTGCCTAAACGAATGGTTTCATTTGGGTCAATATCACTGTCTTGAAAGATTTTTTTGGCTTTATTGTGCAGTGCAATCATTTGAACAGCATAGCTATGCAACTGCTGCCCTGCATTGGTTAATGTCACGGGATTATGGCGATTTAACAAAACCACCCCTAACTCTTCTTCAAGCTTTTTCACATGACTCGTGATATTCGATTGAACCGTATACATTTTTTGTGCAGCCAGTGAAAAACTTCCACTTTCTGCCACTGCTAAAAAAAACTCTAGAGACTTAAGCAACATACCACTATCTCAAAACAAGATAATTACTATCATATTAAATCATTTTTAAAGATTAGCAAACTCGCTTTTAATAATAAAAAAATTGAGTGATTTCTCATGACTACGCTTTATCGAATGAGTCTGCTTGTATTTTTAGCAACTTGCTTGGGTATTGGTGTTTTTAGATTTTCCTACACTGCCCTCATGCCGATCATGATTGTGCAGTACGGATGGACACACGACTTTGCAAGCTTCTTAGGCAGTGCAAATTTGCTGGGTTATTTGCTAGGTGCGTTGTTGGCATTGTTTAGTATTAAAGAAAAATCTATTCCCACACTCATTGTAAGTTCGGCAGTTGCAGGCAGTTTAAGCCTACTCTGCTGTGCCTTTATACACATGCCATTAGCTTGGTTCGTGTTCTGGCGCACCATTTCAGGAATTGCAGGTGGCCTACTCATGATTTTGGCACCGAGCTTTGCCATGAAAAATATTGCAATGAGTCAAAGGCTCAAAGTCAATTTCTTAGGGTTTAGCGGCATTGGTGTAGGCGTGTTATCTGCCACCATTATTATTCCCCTACTTAAAAATATGCCTGTTCAATATGTCTGGGGCATTTTTGCGGCGCTCTCTATTTTTGGCAGTTTGGTACTTTTCCAACTACTCAAACATCAACCGCAGCAGTCTGTTCAAACAGTCAGCCAAGCTCCACAAAACATCAAACATTCACGCTTAGGGTTGGTCATTATTATTGCCTATATGTGCAGTGCTTTTGCCTACATTCCACACTCTTTATTTT
This window of the Acinetobacter sp. XH1741 genome carries:
- a CDS encoding YbfB/YjiJ family MFS transporter, translating into MTTLYRMSLLVFLATCLGIGVFRFSYTALMPIMIVQYGWTHDFASFLGSANLLGYLLGALLALFSIKEKSIPTLIVSSAVAGSLSLLCCAFIHMPLAWFVFWRTISGIAGGLLMILAPSFAMKNIAMSQRLKVNFLGFSGIGVGVLSATIIIPLLKNMPVQYVWGIFAALSIFGSLVLFQLLKHQPQQSVQTVSQAPQNIKHSRLGLVIIIAYMCSAFAYIPHSLFWMDYLSGTLHFPLQQRNLFWVLYGVGSCIGAFVAYCLSRLTGYLQAIKWLYGVYCIAVALPFFSHALSLLALSSFLTGLLTPATVFISSYSLLQIYEQRYQKLWSLATIGFASTQLLGGVVISTLHHLHWSYAHLFLMGGIVLLFAASLLIRTRPSMPHHLGETET